The Primulina huaijiensis isolate GDHJ02 chromosome 9, ASM1229523v2, whole genome shotgun sequence genomic interval TGGATCACATCCCTCTTATCCAAAGGAAAAGAAAAGTTGCTTCCAGCTCGGAGCTTATCCTCCTTGATGATGCTAAGGAAAGAGTCCAAGGCACTTCTCGAAAGGTCCAATCCGCCCCTTCCTCCTCTGCCCAGTTTCCCACCGAGTCCTACCACTCCAGCCCGCAAGGAGTTTGGGGCAACCTCTTCCTGGATGGGGTTTCCTCAGCGGGGGTGAAGCTCGTCAACAGTTTACTCTCTCCTGCTAAAGAGAGTCATCTGCGAAGTTTGTCTcccaataaaaaattattcgaGGGGACTTCTCGGACCCTTTCGGTAAGCTTCTCTTTCtaccttctttctttttttttttttttaaaaaaacattgtttcTTGCAGGCCTTGGGCCTTCAAATGCTAGTTGCCGACTTTGAAGAAGTGTCTTCCCTGGCCAAAAAAGAGGCCAACCGAGCTCGGGCTGTTACTGAGCTTCATCAAAAGATGCAGGGGGAGCTAGAGAGAGCCCGACTTTTACATGAAGAGGTAGTAATCGGGTTAAGGACTGTTTCGGAGGTGAACTACCAGCAGCTAGAGGAGGCCCTGGGGAATCTTCATAGGGCCCAAGCGGAGGCTGCGGAAGCCCATGCCCGGGCTAACACTATAAGGAATCTGCTTTCTACCTTCGAGGCGCATGTTTAGTCTCTATCTAAAGGGCTGAATGCTGAGAAGGCCCGAGCGGACGAGGCTGAATCCAGACTTGCTTCCCAACGCCGCTCGGAGGAGTGGCGGGTTTCCTTCCTCCAATCTCCCGAGTTTAGAACTGCGGTCGTAGACAGAGCTTATTCTTTCTTCCGAACAGGCTTAGAAAAGTGTGAACAACAGTTCAAAGAAGCAGGGCTTCTTCCAGAGGATAGGGAAGGCTTCCCTGACTTTGACCGCGCCATTGCGTCCCTTCCTAAGGAGGATGAGAAAGCAGGAGAAGAAGGCGCTGATGAGCGGCCAGACCCGGGCAAAGTAGAATaggattgtatatatatttctttctttttttttttccatgttGTATGCACTTCCAGCCTTTGGGCTTTTATCAATGAAACtgatatttcttgtttttttttgtcaatataTCAATcaattcataaaatatcttgaAATAGTTGCAAAAATCCAAGAAACTTCTAAGTGTTGCCAGATAACCGGGCTTCTTCTAATCAACATATCTCtttcaattataatattaaaactttgaaaattttctaagtCTTGAAAAATAGTCGGGTTGTCTTGCCCTTTGTGCTTAATATATTATTGGGGTCTCATGCCTCTCGGGTTTAAGTAGATTACAGGTGCATCATGTCTCTCGGGTTTAATAGACTATCGGGGCCTTATGCCTTCTGGGTTTAAATAAATTACCGGGGCCTCATGCCTTAAatcattattaaataataataataataataataatctcctATTTGTCTTCTCTTATTTTcggaaattaatattttatttggtaatgtaattattagacttattatttttattattaaatattaattattatttttgtatttattattattataaaattattattcttttataaataatattagttATTATTAAGGGTGAATTGGAGAAAAATACATctgtcaattatttatttaagattcagtacccatcagtttttttttgtattttaataccTGACAAAAGACAAACTTAGCTTTTACTAcatgttttatgtatttttacctttttacccttttaattaataaaaaattatataaataccaATTTTTGTTGGTCGTCTTCTCTTTCCTCTCATCATTCCCAATGCATTTGAATGACatataaattgaatttaaatattttttatttaaaaaaaacaaattctcaactaattgaaatttttgaaatacttagttttacttgcgagatacttaatttcaattttaaaatacttgatttagtaaatgaaaTACTCAGAATGTGTATTGaaatactgaatattcgaatatgcaatgcaagttcaccaaatgctcgcaCTTCCATTCAAGatccatttggatgacatgttcatttcatttaattatttttttattgttaaaaaaacaaatgcgtaactaagcattgaactttttctagtacttagttttacttgcgaaatacctaatttcaattttaaaatacttgatttgataaatgagatactcataatgggtattaaaatactggatattcgaatatgcaacgtatgttcaccaaatgctcgcagtccatccaagatgcatttggattacatgttcatttcatttaattatttttttaatttaaaaaaaattcgcaactaagcattgaacattttgaagtacttacttttacttgcgaaatacctaatttcaatattaaatacttgatttggtaattgagatactcataaaaattaataaaatactggatattatAGTAGACAATGTAATGTCATCAAGTACTCGCATTTCTATCCAACATGCATTTAGATGACAtgtacatttcatttaaatattttttaatttttaaaagaaaaaaaaattcgaaactaagcattgaactttttgaagtacttagttttacttgcgaaatacctaatttcaattttaaaatacttgatttggtaaatgagatactcagaatgagtattaaaatactggatattcgaatatgcaacgtaagttcaccaagttctcgcatttccatccaagatgaATTGGATGATATGcgaatttcatttaattatttttttattgttaaaaaaataaattcgtaACTAATCATTGAAATTTTTCAAATACTTACTTTTACTTGCTAAAtatctaatttcaattttaaaatacttgatttagtaaatgagatactcagaatgtgtattaaaatacttgatattcgaatatgcaatgtaagttcaccaagtgctcgcatttccatctaagatacatttggatgacatgttcattacatttaattattttttttattgttaaaaaaaacaaattcgtaactaggcattgaactttttcaaatacttaGCTTTATTTgggaaatacctaatttcaattttaaaagacttgatttggtaaatgagatactcagaatgggtattaaaatactggatatccgaatatgcaacgtaagttcactaAATGCTCGCATTCCttccaagatgcatttggattacatgttcattttatttaattatttttttattttaaataaaaaattcgcaactaagcattg includes:
- the LOC140983770 gene encoding uncharacterized protein, translated to MQEAFAKRRAAEREAEEKKRDARKAATEKKTLVQKAATEAQASAMAEVATLGSSALADNQKEGGMAHPNSPDDPMDHIPLIQRKRKVASSSELILLDDAKERVQGTSRKVQSAPSSSAQFPTESYHSSPQGVWGNLFLDGVSSAGVKLVNSLLSPAKESHLRSLSPNKKLFEGTSRTLSALGLQMLVADFEEVSSLAKKEANRARAVTELHQKMQGELERARLLHEEVVIGLRTVSEVNYQQLEEALGNLHRAQAEAAEAHARANTIRNLLSTFEAHV